A DNA window from Enterobacter cloacae subsp. cloacae ATCC 13047 contains the following coding sequences:
- a CDS encoding DeoR family transcriptional regulator, with protein sequence MSSTDSSAEKRITGTSERREQIIQRLRAQGSVQVNDLSHLYGVSTVTIRNDLAFLEKQGIAVRAYGGALICEGNVPGVEPSVEDKSSLNTAVKRSIAKVAAELVKPGHRIILDSGTTTFEIARMLRQHTDVIAMTNGMNVANALLEAEGVELLMTGGHLRRQSQSFYGDQAEQSLQNYHFDLLFLGVDAIDLDRGVSTHNEDEARLNRRMCEVAERIIVVTDSSKFNRSSLHKIIDTQRIDMIIVDEGIPAESLDGLRKSGIDVVLVKG encoded by the coding sequence ATGAGCAGCACTGATTCCTCCGCGGAAAAGCGCATCACCGGCACCAGTGAAAGGCGAGAGCAGATCATTCAGCGGTTGCGGGCGCAGGGAAGCGTACAGGTTAACGATCTTTCCCATTTATACGGCGTGTCGACGGTAACGATCCGCAACGATCTGGCTTTTCTGGAGAAGCAAGGTATCGCCGTTCGTGCCTATGGCGGCGCGTTGATTTGCGAAGGCAATGTGCCGGGCGTTGAACCCTCCGTTGAAGATAAAAGCTCGCTGAATACTGCCGTGAAGCGCAGCATCGCGAAAGTTGCCGCAGAACTGGTAAAGCCAGGGCATCGCATCATTCTGGATTCGGGTACCACAACGTTTGAAATTGCCCGAATGCTGCGCCAGCACACGGATGTGATTGCCATGACCAATGGCATGAACGTCGCGAACGCTTTGCTGGAAGCGGAAGGAGTGGAACTGCTGATGACAGGCGGGCATCTGCGCCGTCAGTCGCAATCCTTCTATGGCGACCAGGCGGAGCAGTCATTACAGAATTATCACTTCGATCTTTTGTTCCTGGGCGTTGACGCCATCGATCTCGATCGCGGCGTGAGCACGCACAACGAAGACGAGGCGCGCCTCAACCGCCGGATGTGCGAAGTGGCAGAGCGTATTATTGTCGTGACCGACTCCAGCAAATTTAACCGCTCGAGCCTGCATAAAATCATTGATACACAACGGATTGATATGATTATTGTCGACGAAGGCATTCCGGCGGAGAGCCTGGATGGGTTGCGTAAAAGCGGGATCGATGTGGTGCTGGTGAAAGGGTAG